One Halorarum halophilum DNA window includes the following coding sequences:
- a CDS encoding MFS transporter, with the protein MRIRLRGAKNEGRFVLGAVIVSTFFIGFGGGVIFPILPNLGAILGISPFLVGIILSANRFSRLFANAPAGSLVDRFGTRKPFVIGMFIQGISTSGYVIAMIAPLPEAWFMAARLLWGVGSALVFATAYTIADDISDGGSRGSNMGLIRGGVLFGFPTGVVLGGLVSELSGNVVAFTVATGFAFFASVVAYLTVPETHVEGGENQSVKPWDINTSVPAITVGLVNFAVLFVYIGALFATLVLFLDQNQLSVFGFDAQGSSGLFMGLTVVAAGLSMYLGGYVSDRNQSRVPVLIVFLVVTSVGFVLLALADSVLTLAIACLCIGLGQGGTSGPLMALLGDLVADGEMGRAVGTNNVFGDIGGGFGPIVTLPVIDVVGFWPVYLCCAAMPLVAASILLGGVRRETGDFLPRVGS; encoded by the coding sequence GTGAGGATTCGGCTCCGAGGGGCGAAAAACGAGGGACGGTTCGTTCTCGGAGCGGTCATCGTCAGTACGTTTTTCATCGGCTTCGGTGGCGGCGTGATTTTCCCGATCTTGCCAAACCTCGGTGCTATTCTGGGAATCTCCCCGTTTCTCGTCGGAATCATCCTGAGCGCGAACCGGTTTTCACGGCTGTTCGCAAACGCGCCGGCCGGGAGCCTCGTCGACCGGTTCGGGACAAGAAAACCGTTCGTCATCGGGATGTTCATCCAGGGAATCTCTACGTCCGGCTACGTTATCGCCATGATCGCACCGCTTCCCGAAGCGTGGTTCATGGCTGCGCGTCTCCTTTGGGGAGTCGGGAGCGCGCTAGTCTTCGCGACTGCGTACACGATCGCCGACGACATCAGCGACGGTGGATCGCGGGGTTCGAATATGGGGCTCATCAGAGGCGGCGTCCTTTTCGGGTTCCCGACAGGAGTGGTCCTCGGTGGCCTCGTCAGCGAACTCTCCGGAAACGTTGTCGCGTTCACCGTCGCGACCGGCTTCGCGTTCTTTGCCAGTGTCGTCGCGTACCTGACAGTGCCCGAGACCCACGTCGAAGGTGGGGAAAATCAGTCGGTCAAACCGTGGGACATCAATACGAGTGTCCCTGCAATCACGGTCGGTCTGGTGAACTTCGCCGTGTTGTTCGTCTACATCGGCGCATTATTCGCAACGCTGGTCCTGTTTCTCGACCAGAATCAACTCAGCGTCTTCGGGTTCGATGCCCAGGGCTCCTCGGGCCTGTTTATGGGACTGACCGTCGTGGCTGCGGGGCTGTCGATGTATCTCGGTGGGTACGTCAGCGATCGAAACCAGTCTCGTGTCCCGGTTTTGATCGTGTTTCTGGTCGTTACGTCGGTTGGGTTCGTACTGCTCGCCCTGGCTGATTCGGTACTGACGCTGGCAATCGCCTGCCTGTGTATCGGACTCGGGCAAGGCGGAACCAGCGGGCCACTGATGGCGCTGTTGGGCGACCTTGTTGCCGACGGCGAGATGGGGCGTGCCGTGGGGACAAACAACGTGTTCGGGGATATTGGCGGTGGGTTCGGTCCCATCGTCACGCTCCCAGTCATCGATGTCGTCGGCTTCTGGCCCGTCTATCTCTGCTGTGCGGCCATGCCGCTCGTTGCGGCCTCGATCCTCTTGGGCGGTGTCCGACGAGAGACCGGGGACTTCCTTCCGAGGGTCGGGTCCTAA
- a CDS encoding amphi-Trp domain-containing protein encodes MASYLRNVADNLEQRDAVTLKSGSESVTMELPARPTFEVKAEREGPTDRPGVSIEFELE; translated from the coding sequence ATCGCATCGTATCTCCGCAACGTCGCTGATAATCTCGAACAGAGGGATGCAGTTACACTCAAATCCGGTTCTGAGTCCGTGACAATGGAACTTCCAGCACGCCCGACGTTTGAGGTCAAAGCCGAACGGGAAGGGCCGACCGATCGCCCTGGAGTAAGCATCGAGTTCGAACTCGAATGA
- a CDS encoding DUF6735 family protein, whose product MGHRALVAYERTDGQYTLHYSHWGAANLKLKHRISAESPFGGEDIDSKWAKQLLAELADGLEADAVDGYLAGEDRPSTVVEPKPRTTGLTIDEIVADNLDYLHHEAFFVVSTTFDVTAYRTLWFGLQYDSETVEQGELVGNGALATVRWYDGEPVGDGHLQGQFAALKDVGGDMIDKGVFTPSTARQYLKRKLAERVGDRQELLIPTGESPFKKASIGQS is encoded by the coding sequence ATGGGACACCGCGCACTCGTTGCATACGAACGAACCGACGGACAGTACACGCTCCACTACAGCCACTGGGGCGCAGCAAACCTGAAGCTCAAGCACCGAATCTCAGCTGAGTCGCCGTTCGGTGGCGAAGACATCGACTCCAAGTGGGCGAAACAGCTGCTGGCGGAACTGGCCGATGGCCTCGAGGCAGATGCCGTCGACGGCTACCTGGCCGGCGAAGATCGACCGTCGACAGTCGTCGAGCCAAAGCCCCGCACCACCGGGCTCACGATCGACGAGATCGTCGCTGACAACCTCGACTATCTCCATCACGAGGCCTTTTTCGTGGTGTCGACGACGTTCGATGTGACCGCCTATCGGACGCTGTGGTTCGGTCTCCAGTACGACTCGGAGACAGTCGAACAGGGAGAGTTGGTCGGGAACGGTGCGCTTGCGACCGTGCGCTGGTACGACGGCGAGCCGGTCGGCGACGGCCACCTGCAGGGGCAGTTCGCGGCCCTCAAAGACGTCGGCGGCGACATGATCGACAAAGGCGTCTTCACGCCATCGACGGCGAGACAGTACCTGAAACGGAAGCTCGCTGAGCGGGTCGGAGACCGACAGGAGCTGCTCATCCCGACTGGTGAATCCCCGTTCAAGAAAGCGAGTATTGGACAGTCGTAG
- a CDS encoding biosurfactant protein 1, whose translation MCQTDPGPTTPPSAPCSLRCARSHDPVRQTKCRFCLTNHLGGEATSTDEAATTFLGIVHLVVESPTFYGAVAKGGAAANLLTANDSEPAVDDYTLIYDLDEAPARQLVDRWPSLPAAVQVSSGEGERLLRAARDRTGWNGQGATAHQQQAPTRLYDQRGNGIRDPSRLRAVLDDAVWLVPAMALTESAREDETDSQVSSVPTTQQLNCQNCGQATDHRFKTHESVPDETWTGQPIWECRVCGAARYGPSLE comes from the coding sequence GTGTGCCAGACCGACCCAGGCCCCACCACCCCACCCTCCGCTCCGTGCTCGCTACGCTGCGCGCGCAGCCACGACCCAGTCAGGCAGACGAAATGCCGGTTCTGTCTCACCAACCATCTCGGTGGTGAAGCCACCAGCACGGACGAGGCGGCGACGACGTTCCTGGGAATCGTCCACCTGGTCGTCGAGTCGCCCACGTTCTACGGCGCTGTCGCGAAGGGCGGCGCCGCGGCGAACCTTCTCACCGCCAACGATTCGGAGCCGGCCGTCGATGACTACACGCTCATCTATGATCTCGACGAGGCCCCTGCGCGCCAGCTGGTCGACCGATGGCCCTCACTTCCCGCCGCAGTACAGGTGTCCTCAGGGGAGGGTGAGCGGCTTCTCAGAGCCGCCCGTGACCGGACAGGCTGGAACGGACAGGGAGCCACGGCGCACCAGCAGCAGGCCCCGACGCGGCTCTACGACCAGCGGGGGAACGGCATCCGCGACCCGTCGCGTCTCAGGGCCGTCCTCGACGACGCGGTATGGCTGGTTCCAGCGATGGCGCTGACCGAATCCGCTCGGGAGGATGAGACTGATAGTCAGGTGTCGTCGGTACCGACGACGCAGCAACTCAACTGTCAGAACTGTGGGCAGGCGACCGACCACCGGTTCAAGACCCACGAGTCGGTCCCGGATGAGACGTGGACGGGACAACCGATTTGGGAGTGCCGGGTGTGTGGCGCAGCTCGCTACGGGCCCAGTCTCGAGTAG